In the genome of Paraburkholderia azotifigens, the window GGATGCGCCACACTTTCAGACAGCGGAACAGGGACAACACATCCTCGACCTGATCTTGCGCCACTACAACGGCATTATCTGGAGTCTGCAGGCCGATGCGGATGCTTTCGAGCCAATGTTCCATGAGACGACGTACCCGGACGACCCTCGCGCATACGTCGATGGCGAAGCCTGGGCACACGGTTTCATGCAAGGCATCGAACTGTCCCGGCAGGCTTGGCAGCCACTCTTTGACGATGCGCAGGGCCAAGCCTGGATGCGTTCCATCTATCTGCTAGGTGCTAACCATGTGTCTCAAGAGGAAGAGGGGTTGATGAGGTGGCCAGCTCAGCGGGAGGAGCTGGCGAAGGCAATTCCTGCAGGCGTCGCCGCGATCTACCGATATTGGTTGCCTTATCGAAAGGCCGTTCAGGAGAGGCAAATAGCTACGACTATTGAGCGCACGACACCGAAGATCGGGCGCAATGATCCGTGCCCTTGCGGAAGCGGAAAGAAATTCAAGAAGTGTTGCGGAGCGGCAGCGGACCTTCACTGATCGCTGCCGCCGGCCCCACGATGAGTGTATCGTCAGTCATAGTGCAAACATCGTTCAGTAAGCTGAAAGACCTCGAAGACGCTGGCGTGGTCGGCACTCGGCGGGGCGTTAAGTGCATCGGCGATGCGAGACGCTTCAGCCATGCTTTCACGAACATCGTTGGTGATATCGTATGTCGTGTGATAGTGGTAATCGGTGATGATCCATAGCACATTAAATTCATCGCGTTTGCTCAGCTCCATCTCGAAAAAAACAACTTCGGAAACAGGAACCTTCCCGTCAGCGAGAAGCAAACATCCGACATGAATACCGTTGGGCTGCACGCGCGCTTCCCCGCACAGGTGCTCCGACCTGAACTCGATAGCCCGCTTGTCGACGGGCAACACAGCCACAAGGCAGTCCGTATCTTCGTCATCGGAATCACCAGAAACGTCTGAAAGTGGGACCACATAGAAAGCGGGGAATGCTGCCTTAGCCGCTTCTGCACGGATTGACTCCACGAATGCCTCCATGAAGTCATCCTCATCGAAATCGTCGTCAAAATTGCTGGTAGCTGCGTACGACATCTTGAAATTCCTTAGTTTTTTCGTGGCCTGAACTCGGTCGCATCGTGCGCATGTATGTATAGCTACGTCGTTTCCGAGCACTCGTAGCAGGGACGTGACACATCTCTTAGAACGGAATATCCTCGAGTTTGTCCGGGTCCTCAGTCAGTGGACGTTCCGTGTGCCAGCAGTCGAATACGCTAAATCGCTCCTCAGCCACAACGGCGAAGCCGTCGGGCAACCTCGCGAAGGTGTCTCGCTGGGGAAGGAGTTCATGTGATTCAGGGCGACGCGCAAAATCTTCGATAATGTTGCCATCAACAAGGGCGTTAAACCGATGCACGGCCAGAGCGCACAAATCGCTCGAAATGAACAAGATGGGCATCTCAGTATCGAATTCGCGCAAATGACTGGCCATTCGTGTCGCATCCAGCCTGATGGTCCCGGATGCGAGTTCAAGCACGAGGATTGACCCCTCATGCGGTCGATGAACGACAGCAAGCGACGGAGCATCGTGTGTCACGTGGGTCATCACGTACTTGCTCATCCATTCGTCAGACACCTTGATGGCGAGATGCCGGCGCGACATGACTTTTTGCAAAGGCGAAGGAAGTAGGAAATCACGGAGCAGATAAACAGTCCGGTCCGCGAAGTCGCTCGCTCTGATTTCTTCGATAGACTTCGACGTTTCGGCAGTCCACGTGGTCATCCCTGCGGTCGCTTCAGGTTTCACGGTTCGAACGTTCAATGCCAGAGAAAGCAAGCGGTCATACGACGCCCCAATGTCTGTCGAACAAAGTGCGGCTTCCTGTTCACTGATATGGCCCGGTAACTGCGAGTCGTGTTGCTGATTCGGAGTCGCAGGAAGCACGGGATCGTCGAAGGGCTTTCCGTTCAGCGCCGCCTCAACCAACGTGGCGACGCGGCACATGTCCCGAAGGAAAACGGGAGCGACGCTGACATAGGCCTCGAGGATATCGTCGTCCGACCACCGGCAACGTTCCTCAATGTCGTATCGGCGATGCATCAGGAACTCAATCGCGGAAGCAGGGGTAAGGTTTTGCCAGGCCGAGAGGTATCGGCCGTCGGTCGATGCAACCTCTGATACTTCCTTCTCAAGTTCGAAAAGCAACTCGGACAGCGTGATGGCTTCTGGGACCGGTAGTTCGAAGTCTTCGGGGTAGTGCATAGTGATAGATGTCCTTCTTGCTCGAAAAGTTGTATAGCGAGGTCTTTTAGCCGTCTTCGGCAGTCTCTTGTACCGCCCCTGAAAGCTGAAGCGCCGCCATTGCGATGGGGACTGCCTGCGGATCAACCTGGGCATGACCACGTGGAACATCGAGGTCATGAAATGCGAACTGGACCAATTTCTGGAACGAGATAGCTGCGTGGCTCAGTTAGAGCGTGTTAGGCACTTTTGGTGAGGTTTCCGAAATGGACGAGCATCAGAACGGCAAAGATGACGAAGTGAAGCCCGGCAAGTGTTTCTGGCAAGCGCTCGTAATCGCGCGCGAGTCGACGAAAGCGATTCAACCAGCCGAAGCTGCGCTCTACAACCCAGCGGCGCGGCAACAGGACAAAGCCCTTTTTCGCTTCCGCCAGTTTGATCACTTGAAGCTCAATTCCCTCGTCAAGCGCGGCCTGCGCAGGTTCCTCGCCGGTATATCCCTGATCGGCAAACGCGACTTTCACTGTCTGGCCGGTGGCCTGCTGGACCTGACGCGCAAGCTCGCCGACCTGTGCACGCTCCTGTTCATTGGCTGGTGTTACATGCACAGCAAGCAACTGCCCCAGAGTATCGACGGCCATATGGACCTTGCTGCCTTGTTTGCGCTTGTATCCGTCATAACCGGCTCGCGGCCCGCTCTCGCACGTCGACTGCAGCGTGCGCCCATCGAGAATCACCGCGCTGGGCTGCCCCTGGCGCCCCTGTGCGACTCGTATGATCGAACGCAAATCGCTGACCATGGCCTCGAAACAACCCGCCTGAATCCAGCGTTGCGTTTGCTGATAGACCATCTCCCACGGCGGGAAGTCATTGGGCAACAGGCGCCAGGGTGCACCCGCGCGCACGATCCAGCGAAGCGCGTTGAACATTTCGCGCAGTTCGTATCGACGCTGCGGTGCGTCTTTGTTCATCAAGGTCAAATACGGCGCGGCGAAGTGCCATTCTTCATCCGATACATCCGTTGGGTAGGGGCGGCGTTTGCTCATTCCGCCAGGTTACCAGGTTTGGCAGCAAGTGCCTAACACGCTCTAGCGGCGAAAATCCAATTCTGGCTACCCATCAGAAAGGAATCGAGTCTTCCCACGGCCCGTCAGGCATATGACGAACGGGAAGGGGTTCAGGCCCGTGCAGAAGGGGCATGGGCAGCACTTCGGAGGCGATAGTTGCGTTCGCGAAGCTGTCGGATGCAAAGCAGCTTTCCGTCCATGTCAGTTCTTCGCGCATCTGGGCAAGGAGCCTGCGCCCGAACGCCATTGGACTCCACGGGTACTCGACTAGGAGGATTTCATCGTCTAGCAGAAATACCACTGGTAGGAAGGTTCGAAACAGCAACAAGGCTTGCTCGTTACGGAAAAGAGAGATTAGAAACTGACCACCAGGTACCAGGAACCACGGTTCGATGGTTCCGGAATCGCCGCGCACCGTGATGCAGCTTGGACGATGCGGATTTATGAGCGAAGATGCCTTGAGACCAGTGGGGGCTTTGATAAAAAGTGCATATTTTTCGAAAGTATGAACGGCAAGGTGCCAAGGGAAATGCTCCTCTCGGAGAAGGAACGTAGTTCCGGCTGGTGCAGTTTGCGCCGAAGCAAGGTCGCACCGGCCCCATCCGTCGCAGCGAAGGTGGGAGTGGAGGGCGATTGCCGAGTTGTCGTGCCGCGCAATGTCACTGCGGCGGCAAAAGCGGTCAACAATCAGCGCAACAGAGGAAGGAAGCTCCTCGACGTCCCTCAGTCGACCGTCCCAGATTTTCTGTAAAACACCTGGAAAGAACCGCTCGCTCTCATAGGCTCGCGGTTCGTAACGCGCATAGAACTCTTCGTGTAGAAACGCATCAGCAATATAGCCCGCAGCCGACAGTTTTGCGCAATATGCATTGAGGTGCTGTCTGAACTCTTCATAAGAATGCGCCGTATGAAGTTGGTGGACAAGTGCAGGATAGTCGTGCGCCAACCACTCCTCGACGATTGGCGAGTCAAGATGCTCATAAAACTCACCCCCGCATTCGTAGCAATTGATGAGTTCAATTGCGGTGTTCAGGGCATATCTGACAATCGACCCAGTCCGTCCTTCTGCGGCACGATCGGCCGCACGGCGGGAGTCAGTGATGTGAGCGGCGATATTGTCTGGTTGTGAGGAAACAATCATGGGGTATCGAAACTTGCGTAAATTAACGTATTCCACCAAGTTTTAACCACGGTTGGAGGTCAAAACTCCGAGGTGTAAGCAAGGTGATTTTCACCACTCGGCTCAGGTTTCAGTAGGGCTCCGCTCAAGCGGCGAAACGGCGGTACGATAGGTTTCATTCATGACCGCGCTTCGATAGAAACGTGCGACGCCCGTGCCGACCCGTTCGCCGTGAAATCCTTGAGCAGCTTTTTCCAGGCAGTAGATGATTTCCAATGCAGCTTCTCCACAACGATATCCGTCACGAGCGGCGTAGGCGGCGTCGTCATGCAGGCCTTGCCGTGTCAGTTCGGCATGAATCCATTCGAAGGCCGTCGCGGTATCGGACGGGCGTTCGTCCTCGTGCATGGCAAGCATGCGCTCGGCATTTGACTCATCGAAAGCGTTCAACCGGAGGAGGTCTTCGATCTCCTTGATCAGGTCTTCAGCCGCGTGGGTTGCCGTTTCATTAATGGCCGTACGCCAGTCCGGAAGATGTTGGTCCAACGCGTCGGTAACAAGCGAAATCTCGAAATCGCGCCAGAATCTCAGTTGTGGCTTGTACACGTATTCGAGCGCGAGAGCGAGATTCATCGAGACGAGGTCTGATGCTTTCATCTTGCAATCCCGCAGATAACCGACCAGGGCGTCGGCGGTATAGGAATGAATGTTGGGAAGCCCGGTGTGGTGGTGAATAGTCATACGTAGTGCTTAAGATATTAGCCGTAATGTTACAGAACGATTTCTCAGAATACTACTTCCTTCAAGAAGAAAAATCAACAAAATCAATAATTTAGATAAATATTTATACGAGCCTGATCAGGCGGCGCAAGCAATAAGTCATCAACGGCCGTTTTTCCTTTGCACTCAGATAATTGCGAATTTCGACCTCTACTGGTGTCGGGGCTAATCTCTACGCGTACTGCCCGACGGGCGAAACGGTGCACACCGCGTTACCTTGTTTCGACGAGGGAGGTCTTAGATCGCGTGCAGCAAAAGTCTCTTGCTTCTCTAGATTTTGCGGGAGGCGTCGAAGGCCGACAGAGGGCGAACGGGCATTGAACACGTGATTCAATGACCTCGCTGACGGCCTCGCTGGATGGAGGCGGGGGCAGCCTTCGTGAGGGCGGATAAAACTGGGTGAAATACTTGCTTTTCGTACTCAACTCGCAGACATGAAAAACTCACCAAACGAATACGGTTCGCCCGATATCAACAAGCCCGAGCAAGCGGGCAGCAGCGCCAGTGTCGTAGATGCGCTACGTAGTCAAGAAGCTGAGGCTGAGTATCTGGTTCGAAGCGCGATGGACTACGTGAATGAACTGATTCGCGTCAACGAAGGTCGGTGGATTTTTTACAGAAACATTAATGCTTCGCTTCTCGAGCAATGGCTGAAGGAAGACCACCCAAATTTGCATCGATGTGTGATTCGGATTGGCGCATATGACGTGTTCAAGCAGCAACTACTGGAATACTGTGGAAGATTCTCAGCGGCGAGAGCCCTCGCGCAAAGGTACTTGATAAGCTATTTCTGGTCATTGCAGACCTCTCTGGTGATGCCGTTTCGTCTCGAAGAGGGGGGCGACCGCGAGGAGATATACGAGCTGTCTGACGTCGACACGGAATCGTATTTCCCAGGTGTCGCAAGTGACATCGATAGCGGGCGTTTGACACATACCGAGGATTTGCCAACGATGGTTGCATTGCTTGTTGACCGCTTCCTGCGCCTGAGACACTCAAACCGTCATAACAATGAGCGCATCGCGCTTCACACGAGACTCACGGAACAGTGCGGTCGGTGGTCCGATTGGGGCAAAGTGAACGATGCTCCGCTTGGAACGGCTTTTCTTGTCAAACGACGCGCGTTTAGCGAGGAGCTGTACTCGCTTACGTCCGAGAGATATGTGCTTGTTATGAGGATGCCAGAAGACACTACGTTGGATTTTCTCATTCAGGGTGCCCGCGTTGCCAGGCTTGTCGACACTAGTTGTGAGCAACCTGAGCACTATCTTGCGCTGTCGGAGGGGAGAATAGCAATCCCGGTTCTGCGCAATGACGAGCTGCTGCTCAAGTTCCGCAACTTTATCCCGATTGTTTTTCTGGTAGGAGAGAAGATGTGGCTGGTCGAGTACGAATGGAACCCGACCGCGTACGGGAACGATTTCATCGACGATGTACGTAGTGGCACTATCCAGACAAGCGATACCAACGCTGTCGAGGGCGATGAAGCAATGGTTGAGGAGGCGAATGCGAGAGGAACAGGAGACGCTGTCGTGATTGCCGAGATTCGTGCAATGCCGGTTATCCCGGAAACACCGTTTTACCTCCTCCCTGACTACATAGAGCGTGTCTGGAACGATTCGATACCGTTTTGATATCGATTGCCCTGCCAGTGCCGACGACCTGTCGGCCTGGCCTGACAGCGATTCCGCGAGAACAGTACCCAGACTGTCCGATCAGCCAGAGGATGTGGAAAACCTCGAACCTATCGCGTTTCCAGCGTGCAAGCGCAAGCAGAGAGGGCGGATCTCCTCGCTTTCAACCGATCCATGCCCTCGGACGTGGTAATCGAAGTCAGTGTCGGCAGCGCACCGCTCGTTACGCATGGCCTGCGGCGAGTCTCATCCGAAAGCCAAGGCGGGAACTTCCTTCGCCTTAATCTCCGCGAAGCTCACAGACGATTCCATCGTTCGGGCGCGTAGCTCATACGCCCCCTGACTTGCGGATCCAACACGCGGTTGTCACTGACGGTAGGCAGCAGGAGCCGTCCCGAGAGAGACATCGGTGGCTCGATATCACGGCGCATTCACTGAGCCGTTAGCTTGGCAACTACCGTGTAGCGGCCGTGCGATTGATACTCAAACCGAACTCGATGGTGTCAAAAATGGTTGGCTTGAGTTGGCTGCCGTCGGGTCGGGACAAGGTCTGGCTCTCGGCCGCGTAGGTCCAGTCCCCATCGTTTAGCTTGTAACAGTCCCGGTATCTCGGATGGGACCGCGTCATCGACGCGAAATCCGTGAAGCGATTGAACCGGTACACAACAAGAATTACCACTTTCTCGAAAACGTACGCAACGGGTAGGTCCGACCGGAATTGCGCGAGAGCAAGCATTGCATCGTCGTAGGGCATCCAGAATGAACCGTTCACCTTCAAGTGGCTCCGGGTTTCATCGTTCTGACGTCTTGAAAAGAATGGGCACGGGCCATCATCCTTTGCGAGCCAGTCCCGATGCTGACGCCAGTCTTCCGGCAAGCGTACCGCGAGGCAGTGCCGCTCGCCGGAGAGGTGCCAGAGAGACTTCGGCAACTCCATACGGTCGATTAGAAAGAGAGTGTTGCCAGAAGGCGCATCGGCACGAAGTCGACTGATCGCCGCGCTGCTCCAATCGGTCTCATAGACGGCTTGCGTTTCGTTCGGATGTGACGGACGCAGGCGGCAGCTGAACATCGCGTAGACGTCTTCTGCTGAAACTCCGTGAACCATGTCATCGGGCATTGTCGACATCATCAATTTGATGATACGGATAGCGAGAGCGCGGTCACTGTGCATCGTAATCTGCCCGCGCACATAGTAACCGAGCGCTGCCCAGACAACCTGGATGCGGATATACGATTCGAGCAGACGTGTGGCAGCGACGTGAAACTCATCGATGCGGTCCTCAGCGTGCAAAGCCCTCACGAGGTCGGGTTTGTCCTGTTGCAACCATTCGGTCACGACGTTTATGTCGACTGTTTGCCAGAAATGGTCCTCGCGTCCGTTGTCCATACGTGTCAGATGTCGGAAGGCCCAGTTCACGGCAGCTTCGACATTGTCGGTAGGGGGAGCGGCCATCTCGAATCTGGGGGCGCGAGTTGCCCATTCGTGGTCGAACCAGAGAGGTTTCACCGGCCGACGGAATTCATGCCTAAGGGCTCGCTCAGCCCGATTCAGCCGACCGTCGATGTCGGGTCGCTGCGCGATGTTGAGCGCTGCCTTCGCGAAAATGTCGCGAAATTCTTGTGAAACCGGTGCGTCCGATTCGGTTAGCGCATATTCAAGGTGTTCGAACTGAACGCGATGTTCGGGGATGTTCCAGCAGTACGGGTCATATTCATCCCGGTCGACGAACTGAGTCGAGAACTCGCGCAACTTTGTGTATTCGTCGAGCAACGTGATGAGTTTGTCTGCGAGTCCTTCTTTGTATATCTGGAACGTCAACCTGGGATTCTGTTTTCGAAGGATCCACATCAGCAGGTTTGTCGGGGCTCGGTAAATGCCCGTCGAGATAGAGTCATCGAGCAGCGCCAGATGCGAAGTGGCTGCTAGGAGGGCGTCTTTGAGCAGAAGGTCTGCGTTTTCTTTTGTCATTGGAGGTCTTACCCTGTTGGTGAACTTGGAGTCTGTTTTCTATAGGCTCCGCGTTTTATCCAGTCCGAGATCCCGCGCCACGAGCTAACTGTTGCTGGGTAGCGCGCGTGTCGACTTTCGTTCAACTTGTCTCTTAAAACTCAGCGCCTTTCTTTCACGGCTTTTCGTGCGTTCCCCACGACCGGTCGCCATTTGTTACTAGAGAGACGATTGACAGTTCGCAAAGATCGCATGTTTCAGCATGGTGTGAATCACTATCGTGTGTTTTTTCGATTTTTAAATGCGATAAAAATATGGATTAGTCACTATGTTGTATTCGTGGACGAGCGCATTTACCGAGATTTGAGTGCAATTTTTTGGGTACGAATCAACGTCTCGGTGAGGGAGCAGGGAACGGTCGCGTGATCTCGTTGACTGTAAGATCGGCAGAAGAACATCAACGATAACAGTGGGTTGCATAAATACTTATGCATCGTGGGCTGGCAGCAGTGAACGCTCTTCTGGGCTGTATCCGACCAGGCTCTTCGTCCATATTTCACGTTGCGTATAAATTCGAGATAAAAAGTCAGCGAATGCGATTTACCCATCGCGCTTCAGCTTGGTGCATTTTTTATCCGCAAATATGGGTTAATCACTATGTTGCCTTTTCGGCCCGCGGAAAATAAGATGTGCGGCATGTAATTCATGAGAGCGCAAAACACGTATTTAAAAAATGAAAAGCAACATTACTCAAAAACAGGCATCCGTATATCTTTCCACGTACGCCGGCGGCGGTTCCGAGTCGCTGGACCCATTCATCGGAGACCCGTGTCTTGTTTGTGCGGCCGATTCTGACGCGTGGCTTGGCAAGGGAAGTTTCAGGGTCGGGGCGATTGACAATCCGAAGGCGCCCGTCCTGTTCGTTGAGAACAGGACGGGCGACAACAGATTTCACTACGTACTGATGGACCCGTCTGACCCCGCTTTGCGGCGTTCACTGGAGATTTGGATGCGTAAGCGCTGCTTCGTTGTGGTGGTGAGGGCAGCCGGAGGTGTTGCCGTCAGTGGCTGCAGTCTGGCGGACGACGGTATTCAGATTATCGAGCGCCTGCTCAGCCAGAGTCAGAAACCAAAATCCAAAATGTACAAGCGATTTGTTCAGTCTGCGCTGGAGCATCAGGCGCTAGAACAATATGCGCGCACGCAGTTGCAGAAGGAGGTTGGCTTGACATGTACTCCAGCAGTCGAAGTCCAGGTTTTGACTAACGGAGCAATTCGCCGGAGTGATGAGAGCGACCCGGCACACCCATTTGTTCGAGGCTCGTCAGGTAGCGAAGCGGGTTCGCCGCGG includes:
- a CDS encoding UPF0149 family protein, which codes for MAPLSDEELDELDRFLMSDEVSDEAMMLDMLDGYLTALVVGPATLQPSKWLPGIWGSAEEDAPHFQTAEQGQHILDLILRHYNGIIWSLQADADAFEPMFHETTYPDDPRAYVDGEAWAHGFMQGIELSRQAWQPLFDDAQGQAWMRSIYLLGANHVSQEEEGLMRWPAQREELAKAIPAGVAAIYRYWLPYRKAVQERQIATTIERTTPKIGRNDPCPCGSGKKFKKCCGAAADLH
- a CDS encoding IS5 family transposase, encoding MSKRRPYPTDVSDEEWHFAAPYLTLMNKDAPQRRYELREMFNALRWIVRAGAPWRLLPNDFPPWEMVYQQTQRWIQAGCFEAMVSDLRSIIRVAQGRQGQPSAVILDGRTLQSTCESGPRAGYDGYKRKQGSKVHMAVDTLGQLLAVHVTPANEQERAQVGELARQVQQATGQTVKVAFADQGYTGEEPAQAALDEGIELQVIKLAEAKKGFVLLPRRWVVERSFGWLNRFRRLARDYERLPETLAGLHFVIFAVLMLVHFGNLTKSA